CAGTCAAACTGACCTCGATAACGACGACGAATCGTTCAAACAGCTACCAAACCTACAACACATACCGGCCACAAAGGTTCGGAAGAATGGGCAAACTGTAACGCCTGTCGAGACGATGAAGCCCTGATGCCGTGCCGCGTTTCATCGCTAAAGAACGCTCGAAAGTTTCACGAACTTGCGAGCAGAGAACGCGATCGATCCTCTTGTCCGGCTAGATCAGACGTCTGTGAGCGGTTGATCAGCCGACAGACGCCACGCCGGTGGTTGGACGGAAATCGTGGCGACGCCCTGCGGCCAATGCTCATTTCAGTTGTTGACGAAACACTATTCGCTGGGCTTGCTGATCCTGACTTCGCCGAACGTCATAAACACAAATGACTGTCCCGCCGGGCCGCGATAGGCGCCTTCTGCCCCACAAAGTTTGACCGCAAGTGCGGCCATCGCCCACGCGTCGTCTTCGGTTCCTGTCCATTTACGCGTTGTCAGTTTGTCGATTCCGTGTTCTTCGCCGTAGTCCTTCACCTTTCGGGAATGCGTTTTCAACGGGTCAACGATCGACGGGTTGTCCCAAGCCCATAGCCATGAATGATCGTTGGCACTGAACGAACCGATAATCTGCGCAGGGGCCACTGCGGTCGTTCCGTCGGCATTGGAAAACACAAGGTTGCCGTCTTCCTGGTCGATGTTCCATCGGTCGAACGTTCCCAATCCCCATGCTTTGTGGGCTTCCGTTTTTAGTTGCAATTCCAGCATACTGGCATCAAGCAACGATTGAAAATCATCGGATTCGATCGAAGACATTTGGGGCTCCTGCAAATGCTGGGAATTGCCGCAACCGTTCGTCGTGATGACAACCAATGCGAGGCAAATCGAACTGAATGAGTTGTAGGTCATGACCTTTCACTGACGACATTGGCAATAATGGATTGGTGAGCAATCCAACATAACACATTTACGAACCGTCCCTGCGTTTGGCACATTCAATTGTCCGACGTCGAATGTAGCCATCGTCGCGATCAATCGACTCGAAAGAAGCCCACACATCTTGCTGCCCAGGTAATTGAACGGCATGGCGTCTACGAAAACCACGGTCGGCGGACAGATTCTTCGCTGCCGAGCCGATCGTTCCTGCTCGCTACAACCGGGAGTGATCGAGCTAACCGACGAAACGATCACGGACATCCAGTTCGGTTCCATACCAACGACGGTCGATTTCGGAGACGAAAACACCTTAGTCACGCCCGGACTAATCGACACTCATCTTCACTTACCGCAGTTCGATTCCATCGGGGCATTGGGAATGCCGTTGCTAGATTGGCTTTCGCAAGTCATTTTTCCGGCGGAAGCGAAATGGAATGATCTGGACTACGCTCGAAAAATGATCAAGCGTGTCATTGAACAATGTGTCTCTGTCGGGACGACCGGCGTTTGTGCATATTCGACGTCTTCCTATCAAGCCACGATCGCTGCCTTGGAGATGTTTTCGGAGGCTGGGATCCGAGGCGTGATCGGACAATCATTGATGGACCGTGGCGGTCCCGACGAATTGACCATTCCAACCGATCGCTTGATCGACGAAGTTCAATCGGCGCTTCAATTGTTTCCTTCCGATAGACGAATGGCGACCGCAGTCACTCCCCGATTCGCGCTTTCGTGTACCGAAAAAACGATGCGTTCGGTCGCCCATCTTGCGAAAGAGTTCCGAGCAACCATCCAAACTCATCTCGCCGAAACCCGCCGGGAATGCCAAGTCATCTCGGATCACTTCGATGGGATGGAATACACCGGGGTTTACGAAACAATGGGTCTAGTGACCGAGCGTAGCGTATTCGGTCACGGGATCTACCTCGATCAAACGGCAATAGGACGTTTGCGAAATGCGAATGCGGTGATCGCCCATTGTCCGACCGCGAACTCGTTTTTGGGAAGCGGTGTGATGAACCGCCATGATCATCTTTCCCGTCAGGTCCGCCTCTCTCTCGGAAGTGACATCGGCGCCGGTTTTGAACGGTCGATGGTTCGTGTCGGCCGGGCCATGATCGAAGCCGCGATCGCAAAACAATTTCAATCGGACGCATTTGATTCGACCGG
The sequence above is a segment of the Roseiconus lacunae genome. Coding sequences within it:
- a CDS encoding DUF6882 domain-containing protein, which gives rise to MSSIESDDFQSLLDASMLELQLKTEAHKAWGLGTFDRWNIDQEDGNLVFSNADGTTAVAPAQIIGSFSANDHSWLWAWDNPSIVDPLKTHSRKVKDYGEEHGIDKLTTRKWTGTEDDAWAMAALAVKLCGAEGAYRGPAGQSFVFMTFGEVRISKPSE
- a CDS encoding amidohydrolase family protein, producing MASTKTTVGGQILRCRADRSCSLQPGVIELTDETITDIQFGSIPTTVDFGDENTLVTPGLIDTHLHLPQFDSIGALGMPLLDWLSQVIFPAEAKWNDLDYARKMIKRVIEQCVSVGTTGVCAYSTSSYQATIAALEMFSEAGIRGVIGQSLMDRGGPDELTIPTDRLIDEVQSALQLFPSDRRMATAVTPRFALSCTEKTMRSVAHLAKEFRATIQTHLAETRRECQVISDHFDGMEYTGVYETMGLVTERSVFGHGIYLDQTAIGRLRNANAVIAHCPTANSFLGSGVMNRHDHLSRQVRLSLGSDIGAGFERSMVRVGRAMIEAAIAKQFQSDAFDSTGSVDFSCVPKASEAWYQITAGNAEAMGWAEAGRIQVGHPADLVVIHPTIPWRDSGDALSTVMFAWDDRWIRQTILRGVVVDLSPI